In a genomic window of Croceibacterium sp. TMG7-5b_MA50:
- a CDS encoding alpha/beta fold hydrolase has translation MALYEPFPNYIWNLSVAIAMESGGQIGEIVDMCQPIKDAAANGADAGTPQFMQAWAAMGGKLMEMAAEDEAKGRSFSASNKLERAALYLFTAERMQGHGAPGRKDTYAKARGAFDRSTKLGRLNRERVEIPLANGTMSALFTRAPGEGRKPVVVFCNGLDSCKELLYWTRLPAELARRGISTLCVDQPGSGEALRLQGLAVDPHSESWASKAVDWLEQQPEVDPARIGMTGISLGGHFAPRAVAYEPRFASGAVWGANHNWREVQDKRMAREGENPVPHYWAHVHWAFGATDQEDFLARSEAMNLNGHMDRIKVPFLVTHGASDRQISVAYADDLYDQLVNSPHREKVIFTPREGGVEHVGADNMAYGRDLISDWFAETLGGATA, from the coding sequence GTGGCACTGTACGAACCATTTCCGAACTACATCTGGAACCTGTCGGTCGCGATCGCGATGGAGAGCGGCGGCCAAATCGGCGAGATCGTCGACATGTGCCAGCCCATCAAGGATGCCGCCGCCAACGGCGCCGATGCGGGTACGCCGCAATTCATGCAGGCGTGGGCGGCCATGGGCGGGAAGCTGATGGAAATGGCGGCGGAAGATGAGGCGAAGGGACGTTCCTTCTCCGCCTCCAACAAGCTGGAGCGAGCCGCGCTGTACCTGTTCACGGCGGAGCGGATGCAGGGCCATGGTGCGCCAGGCCGCAAGGACACCTATGCCAAGGCGCGCGGCGCATTCGACCGTTCGACGAAGCTGGGTAGGCTGAACCGGGAGCGGGTCGAGATCCCGCTGGCGAACGGCACGATGTCGGCGCTGTTCACGCGGGCGCCGGGTGAAGGCCGCAAGCCGGTGGTGGTGTTCTGCAATGGCCTCGATAGCTGCAAGGAATTGCTGTACTGGACCCGCCTGCCGGCAGAACTGGCGCGGCGCGGCATTTCCACCCTGTGCGTCGACCAGCCCGGTTCCGGGGAGGCGCTGCGCCTGCAGGGTCTGGCGGTCGATCCGCACAGCGAAAGCTGGGCCAGCAAGGCGGTTGACTGGCTGGAACAGCAGCCGGAGGTCGATCCCGCGCGGATCGGCATGACCGGTATCTCCTTGGGCGGCCATTTCGCGCCGCGTGCCGTCGCCTATGAACCCCGCTTTGCCAGTGGGGCGGTGTGGGGCGCGAACCATAATTGGCGGGAAGTGCAGGACAAGCGCATGGCGCGGGAGGGCGAGAACCCCGTTCCGCATTACTGGGCGCATGTCCACTGGGCGTTCGGCGCGACCGACCAGGAGGATTTCCTCGCCAGGTCGGAAGCGATGAACCTCAACGGCCATATGGACCGCATCAAGGTGCCGTTCCTCGTCACCCATGGTGCCAGTGATCGCCAGATCAGCGTCGCCTATGCCGATGACCTCTACGACCAGTTGGTGAACTCGCCGCACCGTGAGAAGGTGATCTTCACGCCGCGCGAGGGCGGGGTGGAGCATGTTGGGGCAGACAACATGGCCTATGGCCGTGACCTGATTTCGGATTGGTTCGCCGAAACGCTGGGCGGTGCCACCGCATGA
- a CDS encoding cyclase family protein, translating to MSRRFVDLSIMLDNDTIADPPFMRPQITYQSHAETMEELAHFFPGVTQDQTPDGAGFAAAERVTLTTHNGTHLDAPYHYHPTMDGGARAITIDEVPLDWCFRPGVKLDFRHFPDGYVATAADVEAELARIGHDLQPLDIVLVNTAAGAALGRPDFVNVGCGMGYEATMYLTTRGVRVTGTDAWSWDAPFSYTAQKVKETGDTALIWEGHKAGRDIGYCHLEKLHNLDTLPPNGFTVSCFPHKIKGASAGWTRAVAIFEA from the coding sequence ATGTCCCGCCGTTTTGTGGACCTGTCCATCATGCTGGACAATGACACCATCGCCGATCCGCCGTTCATGCGGCCCCAGATCACCTACCAGTCTCATGCTGAAACCATGGAGGAGCTGGCCCACTTCTTCCCCGGCGTGACGCAGGACCAGACGCCTGACGGCGCCGGCTTCGCCGCGGCGGAGCGTGTGACGCTGACCACCCACAACGGCACGCATCTGGATGCGCCATATCATTACCACCCGACGATGGATGGCGGCGCGCGGGCGATCACCATCGACGAGGTGCCGCTGGACTGGTGCTTCCGCCCGGGCGTGAAGCTGGACTTCCGCCATTTTCCCGATGGCTACGTCGCCACCGCCGCCGATGTGGAGGCGGAATTGGCGCGGATCGGACACGACCTCCAGCCGCTCGATATTGTGCTGGTCAACACCGCTGCGGGCGCGGCGCTGGGCCGGCCCGACTTCGTCAATGTCGGCTGCGGCATGGGGTACGAGGCGACAATGTACCTGACCACCCGCGGCGTCCGCGTGACCGGCACCGATGCATGGAGCTGGGACGCGCCGTTCAGCTACACCGCGCAGAAGGTGAAGGAGACGGGAGACACCGCGTTGATCTGGGAAGGGCACAAGGCTGGACGCGACATCGGGTACTGCCACCTGGAGAAGCTGCACAATCTGGACACGCTGCCACCCAACGGCTTCACAGTCAGCTGCTTCCCGCACAAGATCAAGGGCGCTTCGGCGGGCTGGACTCGCGCAGTCGCGATCTTCGAGGCATGA
- a CDS encoding nucleoside hydrolase-like domain-containing protein codes for MIGSASAAAPGSPTYLETPPGQKPRVVITTDPELDDSNSLVRYLLYSADFRTEGLIYASSQFHWSGDGQREAIPDGRDYRRLGRDLCPCLSWRWAPGERFIDEAVAAYAGAFPNLVRHDPGYSEPDVLRSRIRWGNVAFDGEMEQDTPGSDLIRDLLVDDEEAPIYLHAWGGGSTIARALKSIEERYADTPEWSSIRAKVIRKAVIHPSGDQDDTFANYVRPHWPEIRYRMNKDGVELSYLAPLLASPADAIFFSADWTRRNISTQGTLGAFYRVWGDGRQMVEGDIFDYFGIAGKSTGQLREAGYNVWLPVQPAGSFIGEGDTPTFLNLIDNGLRGYRGDSYGGWGGYADPAAQITSMRGPAEPQPTTGVPPELPQAPTHPFLEAAQRDFAARFAWATTADYRAANHPPHIALATPRTMEVAPGERVVLGASVRDPDDDRVTLHWRQWREVGSYAGSVALQPDGAEGRVSLLVPGDVRPGDTLHLIVEATDNGTPALTRYERVVLRVTGNLPEQGS; via the coding sequence GTGATCGGCAGCGCGAGCGCGGCCGCGCCCGGGTCGCCGACCTATCTGGAAACGCCGCCCGGCCAGAAGCCGCGCGTCGTGATCACGACCGATCCAGAGCTGGACGATTCCAACTCGCTGGTGCGCTACCTCCTCTACAGTGCGGATTTCCGTACCGAGGGGCTGATCTATGCCAGCAGCCAGTTCCACTGGTCGGGCGATGGTCAGCGCGAGGCGATCCCGGACGGGCGCGACTACCGCCGCCTTGGCCGCGACCTGTGCCCGTGCCTGTCCTGGCGCTGGGCACCGGGCGAACGCTTCATCGACGAGGCCGTCGCTGCCTATGCGGGCGCCTTTCCCAATCTGGTCAGGCACGACCCCGGCTATTCCGAACCAGATGTGCTGCGCTCTCGCATTCGCTGGGGCAATGTCGCCTTCGATGGCGAGATGGAGCAGGACACGCCGGGATCGGACCTGATCCGGGATCTGCTGGTCGATGACGAGGAAGCGCCGATCTATCTCCACGCCTGGGGCGGAGGCAGCACGATCGCGCGCGCGCTGAAGTCGATCGAGGAACGGTACGCCGACACCCCGGAATGGTCGAGCATACGGGCCAAGGTGATCCGCAAGGCGGTGATCCACCCCTCGGGCGATCAGGATGACACCTTCGCCAATTATGTCCGGCCGCACTGGCCCGAGATCCGCTATCGCATGAACAAGGATGGGGTAGAGCTGAGCTACCTGGCGCCACTTCTCGCCAGCCCGGCCGATGCAATTTTTTTCTCGGCCGACTGGACGCGGCGCAACATCTCCACTCAAGGCACGCTTGGTGCCTTTTACCGCGTCTGGGGCGACGGGCGGCAGATGGTGGAAGGCGATATCTTCGATTATTTCGGTATTGCGGGGAAATCGACCGGGCAGTTGCGGGAAGCGGGCTACAATGTCTGGCTGCCGGTCCAACCCGCTGGATCGTTCATCGGTGAAGGTGACACGCCGACCTTTCTCAACCTGATCGACAACGGCCTGCGCGGCTATCGCGGCGACAGCTATGGCGGGTGGGGTGGTTATGCCGACCCGGCCGCGCAGATCACCAGCATGCGCGGTCCTGCAGAGCCGCAGCCGACAACGGGCGTGCCGCCCGAACTCCCGCAAGCGCCAACCCACCCATTCCTGGAGGCTGCACAGCGCGACTTCGCCGCACGCTTTGCTTGGGCGACGACGGCGGACTATCGCGCTGCCAACCACCCGCCGCATATCGCGCTGGCGACGCCACGGACAATGGAGGTCGCGCCTGGCGAACGTGTCGTGCTGGGCGCAAGCGTGCGTGATCCCGATGATGATCGCGTAACGCTGCACTGGCGGCAATGGCGGGAAGTCGGCAGCTATGCCGGGTCCGTGGCACTGCAGCCGGACGGGGCGGAAGGGCGCGTGTCGCTCCTCGTGCCCGGCGACGTCCGGCCGGGCGACACGCTGCACCTGATCGTGGAGGCGACCGACAACGGTACGCCGGCCCTTACCCGCTATGAACGCGTCGTCCTGCGCGTCACTGGCAACCTTCCTGAACAAGGCTCCTGA
- a CDS encoding fumarylacetoacetate hydrolase family protein, translated as MRLATLKRGGRDGTLVAVSADGARVAEVPGWPTLQMALDDWEAALPALRGAAIAAETGQGVAATDFAAPLPRAWQWLDGSAFPTHGELMQQAFNLPPIETDRPLMYQGLSHRFIPPTDDVPLPSEADGIDFEGEFGIVTGDVPMGCTAEAALAHIRLIVMINDWSLRAIAPVEMKTGFGWVRAKPACSVAPFAVTPEQLGDAWRNGRVHLPLTVEVNGQWFGSPVGDAMEFGFHELIAHAAHSRSLPAGTIIGSGTVSNAGHADVGSTCISERRAIEMIEHGALRTPFLSFGDRVAMRAGSGASPFGELDQRVASGIG; from the coding sequence ATGAGGCTGGCGACGCTGAAGCGCGGGGGGCGTGACGGAACGCTGGTGGCCGTCAGCGCCGATGGCGCGCGCGTGGCGGAGGTGCCCGGCTGGCCGACCCTGCAGATGGCGCTGGACGATTGGGAGGCGGCGCTGCCGGCGTTGCGCGGTGCCGCAATCGCCGCCGAGACGGGGCAGGGCGTCGCCGCGACGGACTTCGCCGCCCCGCTGCCGCGCGCCTGGCAGTGGCTGGACGGATCGGCATTCCCCACCCATGGCGAATTGATGCAGCAGGCGTTCAACCTGCCGCCGATCGAAACCGACCGGCCGCTGATGTACCAGGGCCTGTCGCACCGCTTCATCCCGCCGACCGACGATGTGCCGTTGCCGAGTGAGGCGGACGGCATCGATTTCGAGGGCGAGTTCGGTATCGTCACCGGCGATGTGCCGATGGGCTGCACGGCGGAGGCGGCGTTGGCGCACATTCGCCTGATCGTGATGATCAATGACTGGTCCCTTCGCGCCATCGCGCCAGTCGAGATGAAGACCGGCTTCGGCTGGGTACGGGCCAAGCCGGCATGCAGCGTCGCACCCTTCGCGGTGACGCCCGAACAACTGGGCGATGCCTGGCGGAATGGCCGCGTGCACCTGCCGCTGACGGTGGAGGTCAACGGGCAGTGGTTCGGCAGTCCGGTCGGCGATGCGATGGAGTTCGGCTTCCATGAACTGATCGCCCACGCCGCGCACAGCCGCAGCCTGCCAGCTGGCACGATCATCGGGTCCGGCACGGTGTCCAATGCCGGTCACGCCGATGTGGGATCGACCTGCATCAGCGAACGACGCGCGATCGAAATGATCGAGCATGGCGCCCTTCGCACCCCGTTCCTCAGCTTCGGCGATCGTGTGGCGATGCGGGCCGGCAGCGGGGCAAGCCCGTTCGGCGAACTGGATCAACGTGTCGCATCCGGCATCGGCTGA
- a CDS encoding MFS transporter: protein MNLAGQRQAQTRHGAILLIASVMPVMAIISLVPVLPLLLREFAGVPGAGVLVPVMMTVPALCVALFSPAAGWIADRVGRKPLLLVALIAYAAFGTLPILLSDLSHMIAARIALGLAEASIMTVATTLLGDYFDGERRERWFATQVAVTSVSAIALIAIGGALGELFGSRGPFGLYLLALPIALAAAAILFEPEVRRGAYEADTAFPWRRVLPPVAITLGIGLLFYTIIVQLGPVLELSGEVTPGWIGAAGAAANLGVGLGTAIFARLKRAAGPQLLALGLAVVAIGYTGASLLDGFLPAAACAVLVCIGCGILLPNMLTWTVRLLPPAVRGRGTGTWTGAFFFGQFAAPIVAGALTVPLGGLDAVLLLYAAASLAGAIITTLFLRRKVTV, encoded by the coding sequence ATGAACCTGGCCGGTCAGCGGCAGGCGCAGACGCGTCACGGGGCGATCCTGCTGATAGCCTCGGTGATGCCGGTCATGGCGATCATCTCGCTGGTGCCCGTACTGCCATTGCTGCTGCGCGAATTTGCCGGCGTGCCGGGCGCCGGCGTGCTGGTGCCGGTGATGATGACGGTGCCGGCGCTGTGCGTGGCGCTGTTCTCCCCTGCGGCGGGGTGGATCGCCGACCGGGTCGGGCGCAAGCCGCTGCTGCTGGTCGCGCTGATCGCCTATGCCGCCTTCGGTACCCTGCCGATCTTACTGTCTGACCTGTCGCACATGATCGCGGCGCGTATCGCGCTGGGTCTGGCGGAGGCATCGATCATGACGGTGGCGACCACCCTGCTGGGCGACTATTTTGACGGTGAGCGGCGCGAACGCTGGTTCGCGACGCAAGTCGCCGTTACCAGCGTCAGCGCGATCGCGCTGATCGCGATCGGCGGCGCTTTGGGGGAGCTGTTCGGCTCGCGCGGACCGTTCGGCCTGTATCTGCTGGCCCTGCCGATCGCGTTGGCGGCGGCGGCGATCCTGTTCGAGCCAGAGGTGCGACGCGGCGCCTACGAAGCGGACACGGCCTTTCCGTGGCGGCGAGTGCTGCCCCCGGTGGCGATCACGCTGGGCATCGGTCTGCTGTTCTACACCATCATCGTGCAGCTTGGACCGGTGCTGGAACTGTCGGGCGAGGTTACGCCCGGATGGATCGGGGCGGCCGGTGCGGCGGCCAATCTGGGCGTGGGGCTGGGCACCGCCATCTTCGCGCGGCTGAAGCGCGCCGCGGGGCCGCAGCTGCTCGCACTGGGGCTGGCGGTGGTCGCGATCGGCTATACCGGCGCCAGCCTGCTGGACGGTTTCCTGCCGGCTGCCGCTTGCGCCGTGCTGGTCTGCATCGGCTGCGGCATCCTGTTGCCCAACATGCTGACCTGGACTGTCCGGCTACTGCCGCCCGCCGTGCGCGGCCGCGGCACGGGGACGTGGACCGGCGCGTTCTTCTTCGGTCAGTTCGCCGCACCGATCGTCGCCGGTGCGTTGACCGTCCCGCTCGGCGGGCTGGATGCGGTGCTGCTGCTCTATGCGGCGGCCAGCCTGGCCGGCGCGATCATCACCACCCTGTTTCTCCGCCGAAAGGTCACCGTCTGA
- a CDS encoding glycoside hydrolase family 2 TIM barrel-domain containing protein: MFNLRSALAAGLLTATACIVPPVAAQATSAQQSASPRATTDLSTGWRFAFGDTTDAPVAATFDDAAWQTVDVPHTWNSIGTYATTRAADSDMRQGPGWYRRSFTLPAGGRAARHFLEFDAVSSVADVWVNGRHAGSHAGAFSRFRIDVTPLLRSGENLIVVRADNSAPAPGNRTEHVIPLGGDFFMQGGIYRGVRLVSVGDAHIDLSDHGGPGVYVNTTGIEGDRATISVRTLLRNSGTRRRALTLMTSIIDAEGKGVATDSTALRLGPGQSQGEDRSLQVPSPRLWQGRADPYLYSVVSELRDGDRVIDRQVQPLGIRSFAFDADRGFILNGTATPLRGVSRHQDMQGKGWALTAEDHARDIAMIEEIGANTVRHAHYQHAQEWADAADRTGMAVWAELPFVHQSSLNGGPASPELIANARMQLVELIRQNYNHPSIVTWSVGNEVDIGAAIAALTKGAKGPPAQSRDMLANVEALARQEDPSRPTVYADCCEDTPSPLSLEGAQKLSDLPQIVGLNRYFGWYYGRPEMLGPALDNIRAKYPGKPIMLSEYGAGGALTQHTDNPLGGPVNAYGRPQPEEYQSWVLEGNWKAISERPYLSGSWVWNMFDFATTSRNEGDATDINTKGLVSYDRETRKDAFYLFKANWADTPTLHLTGRRYTDRAYANVDVRAYSNADRVALSLNGKPIDEAACPDRICVWRGVQLAAGANVLVASATIAGEQVTDRIEWNAPDPARGVFIDAGALVGRTFGDDRYGSDTFFTGGTGRMLSGGRPAAPPPAVDGTENPALFQSYREGSFSYRIPLPDGRWAVTVATFEPDPAGGTGRSFAVKANGTVVIDAFAPQQEAGAPRKAVERSFEVESRGGTLDLAFEPRGGEAVVSAIAVRPL, translated from the coding sequence ATGTTCAATCTTCGATCGGCCCTCGCCGCCGGCCTGCTGACCGCCACCGCCTGCATCGTACCGCCGGTGGCGGCCCAGGCCACCAGCGCGCAGCAATCCGCCTCGCCGCGGGCGACGACGGACCTGTCCACCGGCTGGCGCTTCGCCTTCGGCGATACCACTGATGCGCCGGTCGCAGCGACATTCGATGATGCAGCGTGGCAGACCGTGGATGTGCCGCATACTTGGAACAGCATCGGCACCTACGCCACCACCCGCGCCGCCGACAGCGACATGCGTCAGGGGCCCGGCTGGTACCGCCGTAGCTTCACCCTGCCGGCGGGCGGCCGCGCGGCCCGCCACTTCCTGGAGTTCGACGCGGTCTCCAGCGTGGCCGATGTTTGGGTCAACGGCCGCCATGCCGGCAGCCATGCCGGTGCGTTCTCGCGCTTCCGCATCGACGTCACGCCCCTGCTCCGGTCAGGCGAGAACCTGATCGTTGTGCGTGCCGACAACAGCGCACCCGCTCCGGGCAACCGGACCGAACATGTGATCCCGCTGGGCGGCGACTTCTTCATGCAGGGCGGCATATATCGCGGCGTGCGGCTGGTGTCGGTCGGCGATGCCCATATCGACCTGTCTGACCATGGCGGTCCGGGTGTCTACGTCAACACCACGGGGATCGAAGGGGATCGCGCCACCATCTCCGTGCGAACGTTGCTGCGTAACAGCGGCACGCGCCGCCGCGCGCTGACGCTAATGACTTCGATTATTGATGCAGAGGGGAAGGGCGTCGCGACCGACAGTACCGCCCTCCGGCTCGGGCCCGGCCAGTCGCAGGGTGAGGACCGTTCCTTGCAGGTCCCGTCGCCCCGGCTGTGGCAGGGGCGGGCAGATCCATACCTGTATTCGGTAGTCAGCGAGTTGCGCGACGGGGATCGTGTGATTGACCGCCAGGTCCAGCCGCTCGGCATCCGCAGCTTCGCCTTCGACGCCGATCGCGGCTTCATCCTGAATGGCACCGCCACTCCGCTGCGCGGCGTCTCGCGCCATCAGGACATGCAAGGCAAGGGTTGGGCTCTGACGGCCGAGGACCACGCCCGCGACATCGCCATGATCGAGGAGATCGGCGCGAACACCGTCCGCCACGCGCATTACCAGCATGCGCAGGAATGGGCCGATGCCGCCGATCGCACCGGCATGGCAGTGTGGGCGGAACTGCCTTTCGTCCACCAATCATCGCTCAATGGTGGACCCGCCAGTCCGGAACTGATCGCCAACGCTCGCATGCAGTTGGTGGAGCTGATCCGCCAGAACTATAACCACCCTTCCATCGTCACCTGGTCGGTGGGCAACGAGGTGGATATCGGTGCCGCGATCGCGGCGCTGACGAAGGGAGCGAAGGGGCCGCCGGCGCAATCGCGCGACATGCTGGCCAATGTCGAGGCGCTGGCCCGGCAGGAGGATCCATCACGCCCGACTGTCTACGCGGATTGCTGCGAAGACACCCCATCGCCGCTGTCGCTGGAGGGTGCGCAGAAGCTGAGCGATCTGCCGCAGATCGTCGGCCTCAACCGCTATTTCGGCTGGTATTACGGCCGACCCGAGATGCTCGGCCCCGCGCTGGACAATATCCGCGCCAAGTATCCCGGCAAGCCGATCATGCTGAGCGAATATGGCGCGGGGGGCGCGCTGACGCAGCATACGGACAATCCGCTGGGTGGGCCGGTCAACGCCTATGGCCGTCCCCAGCCGGAGGAATATCAGAGCTGGGTGCTGGAAGGGAACTGGAAGGCGATCAGCGAACGGCCATACCTGTCGGGCAGCTGGGTGTGGAACATGTTCGATTTCGCCACCACTTCCCGCAACGAAGGCGACGCGACCGACATCAACACCAAGGGGTTGGTCAGCTATGACCGGGAAACGCGCAAGGACGCGTTCTACCTCTTCAAGGCGAACTGGGCCGACACACCGACGCTGCATCTGACCGGCCGGCGCTATACCGACCGTGCCTACGCCAATGTGGATGTGCGCGCCTATTCTAACGCGGATCGGGTGGCACTTTCGCTGAACGGCAAGCCGATCGACGAGGCGGCCTGCCCCGACCGGATCTGCGTGTGGCGCGGTGTGCAACTGGCGGCGGGTGCGAACGTGCTGGTGGCGAGCGCAACCATTGCCGGCGAGCAGGTTACCGACCGTATTGAATGGAACGCGCCCGATCCGGCGCGCGGCGTGTTCATCGATGCCGGGGCGCTGGTGGGCCGGACCTTTGGCGATGATCGCTACGGCTCCGACACGTTCTTCACGGGCGGCACCGGCAGGATGTTGAGCGGCGGCAGGCCCGCCGCACCTCCGCCTGCGGTGGACGGAACCGAGAACCCCGCCTTGTTCCAGAGCTATCGCGAAGGCAGCTTCAGCTACCGCATTCCTTTGCCTGACGGGCGCTGGGCAGTGACAGTAGCCACGTTCGAACCCGATCCCGCAGGCGGTACCGGGCGCAGCTTCGCCGTAAAGGCCAATGGCACCGTCGTGATCGACGCGTTCGCCCCCCAGCAGGAGGCCGGCGCGCCGCGCAAGGCGGTCGAACGCAGCTTCGAAGTCGAGAGCCGGGGCGGGACGCTGGACCTGGCATTCGAACCGCGCGGTGGCGAGGCGGTGGTGTCGGCAATTGCCGTCCGGCCGCTCTGA
- a CDS encoding sulfatase-like hydrolase/transferase, whose protein sequence is MINRRKALGSLAGSTLAAMAAGGQALAQGATTGRALPNILWLTSEDNNPFIGAYGDPVARTPVLDALAQRGVLYRNAYANAPVCAPSRFSILTGVHAESCGPAHHMRAVAEVSSDLRSYPEYLRSAGYYCTNNEKTDYNCDIAPERIWDASGKTAHWRDRPAGQPFMAVFNSMTTHESRLFRPTQGAVTPDEVRVPAYLPDTPAVRGDFASYYNLVSAMDAEIGQRLAELEADGLADDTIIFYYSDNGGVLPRSKRYCYDEGLRCALIVHVPPKWQHLSPVPMGTEVTTPVSFIDLAPTLLSIAGIERPQQMRGNAFLGHHVATPAGVAFGMRNRMDERYDFTRTVTDGRYRYIRNYSPNRIWGTHGAFEWMLKSYQSWDEERIAGRLNDVQARFFQTKPFEELYDRVADVDQVTNLIDDQAHAARIAQFRSQLDEHMLAIRDNGFIPEGEIGEGLRPSRDEQLYPLKDIMVLAAAAARGDQASMDLFVANLRHANPIMRYWAATGMAILKAHPEASHADLIRLAEGDPSHAVRVAAAEALSVSGAIDAGLPQLAADPALPMPPRLMALNALDALGEAARPALPALEAAAQDENPYLARAASYQVAVLNGTYTPSMVFLRGPGGA, encoded by the coding sequence ATGATCAATAGACGCAAGGCCCTGGGATCGCTGGCCGGCAGCACACTGGCCGCAATGGCGGCGGGCGGCCAGGCGCTGGCGCAAGGGGCCACAACCGGCCGAGCCTTGCCGAACATCCTGTGGCTGACGAGCGAGGACAACAATCCCTTCATCGGCGCCTATGGCGATCCTGTCGCCCGCACCCCGGTGCTGGACGCGCTGGCCCAGCGCGGCGTCCTGTACCGCAACGCCTACGCCAATGCGCCGGTTTGCGCGCCGTCGCGGTTCAGCATCCTGACCGGCGTGCATGCGGAAAGCTGCGGCCCGGCGCATCATATGCGGGCGGTGGCGGAGGTGTCGTCGGACCTGCGCAGCTACCCCGAATATCTGCGATCCGCCGGCTATTATTGCACCAATAACGAAAAGACGGACTACAATTGCGACATCGCGCCTGAACGCATCTGGGATGCGTCCGGCAAGACGGCGCATTGGCGGGATCGACCCGCGGGGCAGCCGTTCATGGCCGTGTTCAACTCCATGACGACGCATGAATCGCGGCTGTTCCGCCCCACCCAGGGGGCGGTCACGCCGGATGAGGTGCGCGTGCCCGCCTATCTGCCCGATACGCCAGCCGTGCGCGGCGACTTTGCCAGTTATTACAACCTGGTGTCTGCCATGGATGCCGAGATCGGCCAGCGCCTGGCGGAACTGGAGGCCGATGGTCTCGCCGACGACACGATCATCTTCTATTATTCGGACAATGGTGGCGTGCTGCCGCGCAGCAAGCGATATTGCTACGACGAAGGGCTGCGATGCGCCCTGATCGTCCATGTTCCGCCCAAATGGCAGCATCTGTCGCCGGTCCCGATGGGAACGGAGGTGACCACGCCTGTCAGCTTCATCGACCTGGCGCCCACCCTGCTGTCGATCGCCGGCATCGAACGGCCGCAGCAGATGCGCGGCAATGCCTTCCTGGGTCATCATGTCGCAACCCCGGCCGGCGTGGCCTTCGGCATGCGCAACAGGATGGACGAACGGTATGACTTCACCCGTACCGTGACCGATGGGCGTTACCGCTATATCCGCAACTACTCGCCCAACCGCATCTGGGGCACGCATGGCGCCTTCGAATGGATGCTGAAAAGTTACCAGTCATGGGATGAGGAGCGCATCGCCGGGCGCCTGAATGACGTGCAGGCGCGCTTCTTCCAGACCAAGCCGTTCGAGGAGTTGTACGATCGGGTGGCGGATGTGGATCAGGTGACCAACCTGATCGACGATCAGGCGCATGCCGCGCGCATCGCGCAGTTCCGCAGCCAGCTGGACGAACACATGCTGGCCATCCGCGACAATGGCTTCATCCCCGAAGGCGAGATTGGCGAAGGTCTTCGGCCGAGCCGCGACGAGCAGCTTTACCCACTGAAGGACATCATGGTCCTCGCCGCCGCGGCGGCGCGTGGCGATCAGGCCAGCATGGATCTGTTTGTCGCCAACCTGCGCCATGCGAACCCGATCATGCGATATTGGGCGGCGACCGGGATGGCGATCCTGAAGGCGCACCCAGAAGCATCGCACGCCGATTTGATCCGATTGGCGGAAGGTGATCCATCCCACGCCGTCAGGGTTGCCGCGGCTGAGGCGCTGAGCGTGTCAGGCGCGATAGATGCCGGTTTGCCGCAACTCGCCGCCGACCCGGCCTTGCCCATGCCGCCCCGGCTGATGGCGCTGAACGCGCTGGACGCCCTTGGCGAAGCTGCCCGTCCGGCATTGCCGGCGCTGGAAGCGGCAGCGCAGGACGAGAACCCGTATCTCGCCCGCGCCGCGTCCTATCAGGTGGCGGTGCTGAACGGAACCTATACTCCGTCGATGGTCTTCCTGCGTGGCCCCGGCGGAGCGTAA